In Vigna angularis cultivar LongXiaoDou No.4 chromosome 8, ASM1680809v1, whole genome shotgun sequence, the DNA window ATATTGTATAGCTAGGGTTAGTGATCATACAAAACTTTACCATTTGCAAAGACAAGTGCATTCAGATTTGTGTAACTGAATCTTTTTTTATAGCTCCTTTTTCATCCTTTTATTAGGGTTGGAGCACCATAGACAAGTGCATGTGAGTGTTTATTTCTGTGTTTGAAGCGAATACGTGAAAACCTTTTAAGACCATTCGTCGACGTACGAGGAACATAAATATGGGAACCCGTAATCGCAAGAATAACAAGCAAAAGAATAACATAAGTATATATGTTTATGAGAAGCTTTGATAAGCTTAATGATAATAAACATGTATCTACGTTTATAACGTTTTATCTTTCGCAGGTTTTTGTAATGATCCAAACAGACAGAATAGTAATTAAGTTGTTGACATATAACAATGGTCATGGATCAGTTCAATTAATGCTGCTAAAAAAGTAGCATATTCAAATGATTAATCATACAAATATTGCATATACATCGAAATATAGCGCATTAGTACGTACCACCATCTTAATTAAGCTAATCAacgaaaataaagaaaactaagCTTGATTTTCCATGAATTATGAAGTCTTCTAATTAAGGGCTAGCAAATACTACTGTCAGAGCTAGCTAGCACACATTTTATTCAGGAAGGAAGTATAGCATCATGAGCAATCAGCCTTAGATTCTTTAGCAGATTGACTGCTCATGATGTTATATCATTTCCATGAATTTACCTCTTTGCATGCTACCATATATTTATACGTATATGCTGCCCTAATCGTAAACTTGTCCTAACGAAAGCCCCCTCCTAGGGCAGGTGCCCAATAGTCTGCTCCATTGTCACTTCCAACTTGCAGTGTGCACGACACTGGAACCAGACACAATCCTCTACTCCTCAGCCCCTTCTTTTCTTCAGTATCCTAATTAGCCATAGCATGAATGGGtttagaataattaaaaaatgtgttattaAATTACTAGAAATCCTAAAGAACACATTTTAATAGTATGAGAACATTTACCGGTTCTCTAGCTGCTTTCCTTTTCAAGCAGTTCTCATTATTCAGCAGCTGCATCAGAAAGTAAAACACCATGAGAATTTAACAAGCATAATCTTTACAATTAGCAATGTGATAAAACAAAGCCactttgttttccttttctttttaagttataaacaatattatatgTCTGATAAAGCTGGTTACATTTTCTTCTCACACTTAAACAAATGAATGTAATTAAGATTAAGTTAATTGATCCAATGgaaaaagcatatatatatatatatacctgaCCAGGGTCTTCAGGGAATATACAATTCTTCTCTCCTTGaacctaaaattaaataattacaatcATCACTCAATAAGTGTCACATAATTACTCGTTAATTAGTACACTCGTGCACATGCGAGAGAAGAAGGAAGCAGAAAGAGatatagaaagagagagaagataGTGAAAGTGAGTATTCTTCTTGCTTTGGGACGTGAAAAATGGCTTTATATTTCTTTCCTCATCTTAAAATTTGTCACTTTAGAATATTAAAACATATCTTAATAAAGGTATCATCATAACTTGTATAATTAACATACATTCATCATTATAAAAGACAAACAACATGAGACAaggtaaattttatttagagaatttaaattaagtaaCAAAGAGATAATTAAACCACTgtttttaattagattaaaggtaacacacacaaaataaataaataaataaactgtCATATTTTAAAACCAGAAATGAGTTTATGCTATTTCTTACAGAATTCTGCTGCCTCACACTCCCTGGTCCACCGCTCAAGTATGGTAAGCTAAGGGCCTGCATCAAAGGATGGGGAAAAAGTGAGCATATTTAcaactttaataataatgaaacttTTTGTATTGGAATAATACAAATATGAaaacttatattaaatattatcgTGTGACGTTTTTGTAATAATTTCTGTAATATATTAATACGAGTAGTGCATGCACTTGtctctctttttattatatGCATTGGATCAATTTCAATATGTTCCAATGTGAAATGAAGCTTTAACAGCGTGCAGCTTGCATCAGAGGCTCGTGGTTGTTTGGGAAAGTAAAGAGTGGAGAAGAAACATCACCTCAATTTGACTCTGAAGGAATCTGATATACCCAATAGCTTCTAACAAGACAGAGGCTGTGTCAGTCTGCAAAAGTGAAATATgccacacacatacacacaccaGCGTTATTCCCagtcataattatatattagcTTATAAaccaaccttttcttttcttctctaaaaTATCATCTTCAAAAAagcaaaggaaaaaaattataacgGCAAAAAGTGTCAATTCCAGTGTTCTTAAACATGTGGATGGGTAAACTTTTGTTATTGGATCTTTCTATATAAAGAATGTTTATGCTATTTTTAACCCGGACGTACAGCTCTGATTAATTTAATTCACCTACATTTAGtttaataagaattttttagtgacattttcatgtttttttttataatttagattaGTGGGGACCATTAGTCTTGGACTatgtgataatttatttttactgtgtTAAAGagaaaatcataataattttagacaatttaatgattttctttttcattgaaaaaaaaagtatgatgGTGAAATTTGATTTGAGTAAGTATTGTTCTTGTTACCTTCCCAAATGGGGAAACGAGCTGATGAAGAGCTGTAATTCTGTCGCCTAACTTCTCCTTTCTGACCTGAAATTGAGAAGAGGAAGTCATATAAATATGTCGTACATGCGCACATGCTAAAAATTTggttatattttgttgtttcatTTGGCTGTGTTCGATTCTCATATTCTGAGATGGTAAAATGACGATGAAGcaagagaaaaaagaataatCATGATTGAGAAATAGACAAGAAAGAAAGACAACAGTTACACCCCACATGTGTTTGTATGCCTGAAAGAGAGTAAGGGTTGGAAGTTTCTGCCTGGTAGTTTGCATTTTACCTTGAATGTAGCCTGTGTTGTAGCAGAGGGTTGAACCCTAGCTTTCTTCAGTGCCCCACCAGCTGCAGTGCTATTGCACTTAGAGAAACAAAGAGGGTTTTGATTagattcaaattcaaacaacaGAACGCAGCAAAAATGAGAATCTGTGTACTGATTTGTTACTTTATTAATTGATGCAAAAACATTGGTAAAGTATGTGTACTATGTCACTCGTTTTGTTTCAAACAAGATTAGAGAATATCGAAGTGATTAATCATGTTTTGATCTACAAAGACAGGGAAAGATCTTGCCTTTagattatgtaaaaaaaatggttgTTTAAATGCTCTAAAATAAGAAAGCTTTTTTCTGGCAAAATTTAGTAAAGTTGGATGAAAAGTGGGTTTGTGCATCTCATTGAccaagaaggaaagaaaaaggtaataatgaaataagaagATTGTAGATTCTCATCAATCAGTGAAGGAATCTCAACGGAGAGAGCTGTGTATGAAATCTAATATGTTCCTTACCTCAGAAGATCGATCTGGTGGAGGAAGCCTTGCATCTGTGCTATTACTGTTAGAGAAATCTAACATGTTGCTACTGAAACTAGTGGCACAGGATTTCGGAGACCAGGATGGCTTTGATGACTGAAGCTCTTCGTTTCCATGGCCGTATACATAGCTGTTAACTGAATTTTCTTGCTTAACATCAACAAGAGAAGCGTTTGGAGGCTGACCTAGCATTTGATCCTCCCAGTTCTCCAACTTCTTTGTCTGAAACTGGCCCATCCCAACCTTACCTTGTTCATCCACCACCCCACTCctataaacaacaaaaaaaattagattttgatGTTTCCTTAAACAAACACAGATGTTCCATGTACCAAGTATCGCCATGCAAGCATGTTATATactagaaagaaagagaaatgaatgaaTACATGAGTAGCTGGCTCCATGAATCAGGAAGGTCTTGATTTTCATTCCAAGAAGGAAAGGGGAGAGAAGAGGGAGCATAAGGGATGGAAAAGTTTGAAGGAGTGGAGAAGAAAGGAGGAGCTTGTGGAGGCATGGTATTGATATTGATGTTCCACCAGTTAGGGTTTCCAGCCATCATTTGTTGCACTGGTGAGCTCTGAAGAACAGCTCTATGCATGCCTTCTTGCTTCTGAGAAATTTTCAGCTGTCTGCAAAAGAAAGATATATGTGTGATGCCTTCTTTCTGTGTGATGTTTCTCTTTCCCTATTTCTTTGCTTTGTGGTGTCCCTTTGTAGAAATTTTTTGATAGGTCCTCCAAGGGTTGATTAAGTAGGGGGAATTACACCACTGCTATTGGTTTTTTTCAAGGAATTAATTTGAACAATTATGGAGTTTATTTCAGAACCTTTGTCTTTGCTTACTCTCTTTTCTTGCCTTTCTTTattgcttttcttttccttctcactttcgtgttatttcttttctttctttgcttttCTATTTCCCCCCGCTTGCTTTTGCTTTATCTTAAAGTGGGACAGAAAAAGGTGGTAGGAATTCccataattataaaattccaaaaatataaacatatatatatattacatataacAAGAAAAATCACTCTTGAGAACATTTTCCCCTATGATATCTACTAACGTGGCGCACTAGAAAGGCCTCAAACACCACAATGAACAATTTAAAGAAGAACCTCTAAAAATTTTGACTTCTACAAGCTAAAACACTCACCTTATTTGTGCTTGACTGAAAAATCATTATTCGTTCCATTAAGTAGTATTAAATAAATGGATTTAGTGTGTGTCATATTGTGATGATGAATTGCAagttatattcatattttatagtGTATGCTTGCTCTAATGCtgttttgtttttctacttttctaCATGATATTCACAACGTGATGTATCTCTATGGTGTTGACCTGCTTTTTGAATTCAATTCTTATAGTTCGTTAATTTTAACCTTGTATGATTGATGAAATAATACTAagatttaataattgtttttgcACTTCATTTACACATAGATCCTTAATCATAAATCATAATCAACCTTCTGGCAATGAAGCATTCAATTCGATTGAGTCAACCAAGAGTTTAGAACAGTCAACAGTCTATTGTACACCCTCATTTTggattatgaaaaaaaaaaaactttagagAGTAAACACTCAGAGACTTTAGAATAAATTAAGAAgtttaattatgtttggtttatgtaattaattagaaaaaaaatattttaatgtatatgGTAATTACTCGTGTcgtatataaaaattatcttcaaaatttagttattcatttttttttattgagtacaaaattataatgtttaacGTGTTTCGCTACACGATATTTCGcatattaaatatgattttaaaaagcTAATGATTATAGTTTTCTGCTCTTTCAATGTGTTTCTTAACTTCTTAACATGTTTCTACATTTTCGATATGAATGAGCAGTATGTAAACACAAACTAAGCATAGCATTTTGTTTTTCGcttatattaaactatatatgaatataaactattttacatTCTCAACAATTTGAGATGTCTTttcaatgtattttattattaatgtattttaactGAATTCTTTTACAATATGTGTGTGAAGCTAACTACCAATTTCATTCACATGTAATTATCTTTCTCtagctttttaatttttccacaTATTGTCGTTTGATAGTATGTCTAACGCATGTTAATGAAGATTTTGCATATAGTTATTTTgattatgtaaatatatatttttaaaatatgttgtttttatATCAGATTTTTGTTTCTAATACATGTATTGTATTGTACATTTTAAGTGGAGAAAAAGAGTTTTATATGTTTGcttaattcataaatatttgtatttttttaaaatcgatcaattatcttaaaatgccttatttaagaaaatgtatAAACTCAAAAATAATCTATTGTTTaagcatataatatatatttttaatcatataattaatgatttattaaaaaacaattgattatttattttgttaaatcaTTTATACATATAATTGATTAGTATTTAATGAAAGTTTATATCCATTTGACAATGAAAATgacataaatttgtcatcaatggACATTATCTGAATTTTCTAATTTTGATGTAGAATTTTCACATTAACTGATAATGAGtatgaataatatttaattttttaaattatatatgaaaatgtaGATTAgtaaatacatatttatattgtcATGTTCCTATACTTATACAAATactcatttctattttttttatacatgtttccattttaaattattaaaacatctttaatttattagacAATCTAGTATTAACTCATTTTGGTTATTAGttgtgtaatttatttttaaaatacacattcatgtatatatatatatatatatatatatatatatatatatattcaattaaaaagtaCGAGAAGGAGATAAGAATATCAAAAAATTCAAGAATGATTGAATTAATTGTGTTGATATATTTGGTTTATATACTTAGTACTTTCTTAATAGGTGTTCAAGAATTGGTATTATCGaatattatttgtaataaaaatgtttgtgaGGTGTTGTTTTGCAAGAGTAACATACCAACTCTTATTAAGTTGATTGGGTtacaaataaattgaaatttgaaaacaatCAAGCTATAACATCAAATtctcttaaattatatttttttattcaccctattttgtatgggtcacCCAATtgattcatttatatatattttttatcgtcgatagaaaaattattttgtgtgcCTAAATAACACTTTGGAAAACTATTAACATTATAGCTCTACAATTAATTTGATGGTATTATAATGCATTGGAAAAGCCATATATAAGTCAATTAAAATCTCTTGGTTAACGATTCCTTTATTGACTAATGAAACACCACTTAGTAATGTTGGTTTTTGAAGAGAAATATGCTCTTAATTGTAAACTAACTTCAATCACGCGTATAAACATTTGTCAATATGCTGACTAAAACAACTAAAGAATTTCTCACAATATTCTAACTGGTTAGGTTGAtacaaatttagaaaaataaaaaatattatttatttactatttttcatttttgaacctgtatatttcttaaaattaatgtacattttaaaaactaaaactacACAAATAATTCTCATTCAATATTCACAAAAACTGTTAAATAATACGAAGATAATATTATCATGAAAAGATGAGGGTTCCAATCGATGAAACTCTATTACATAGAAGAGGAACAACTTGAACTGACATCACACAAACCAAAGAGGTCAATGTCTAGGGCATGGTATCACTTATATGTTTGTTTCTCCAAGAAAATAGTTCCTAGtttccataaatttaaaactgtCACCTAAAACTTTTAGACATTCTTTTTGGGTATCCCAATTAAATCTCCTACCCAAATGAACAAAGGAAAATCCACTAAACATGATTATAACTTTATGAggtgtttttatatttgattgtaacatttcatttttttattttagatttgttTAATTATCTTCtaattattcttttcatttcatatctactttattttaattttctttattttttaaattattgatgtttaatcaatttaaagtgtcattataattaactttatttatacaattactACAATGGCAACTACAAGTAATGAGATATtacaagaaattattttaatacaaataaagtaatattgtatatttattaaatgttggTTTATTTGTCTTAATTTAAATGACaataaatatgaaagaaagGTAATATGTCTTTATGTTTAtgtaattctaaaatattttgtaaacttatcttaagtaaaataataataataataatcgatattaaaagtgaaaatatttgaagaatttattttctttattgttcTACAAACTAAAATAGAGAAAACATcgaatttttaagaaataaacgtatatttataaatttaattacattttctaATTTGGATATTATCttctaaaatgaacaaaaaaatagtaattaactAATACGGGCAAATAAACATTTACTCccattttattatatatcttaaaagAATAAGATTTTCTATATACATAATTAAGAATTGGTTATGAGTAAATACGATTTAAGAAGTAGTTGCATAGTTTATTCTAACTAAAAATTAAGGATTggttttataatttctttagcTTACTTTTATTTGGGTAAGTCAGGTAACCCTAATTAACGTATTTAAAGTATTCAACTATTTATTAATTAGGCCAGAAGTTGTTAATTCCAGTTAACAGTGACATTCTTGAACAACCAAGAACATAACTTTAAATCTGATAGTGATAGTTATTTGTGTCGTATATTTAATTGTAACGTCTTAGCTACGTTCGTGGAAACTTTAAACACAGATCAAAtcaatgtattaaaaaaattcttattcgTATTTGGATATTGAAAAAATGAGATAGAAAATCACGAGTATAGATTTTTCCTTCGTCATAGTTGAATATTTGGTAGAACACATGCCTGGGACTTATAGTTTCAATGAACATTCTTAATCAGATACAACAAAAAGGAAATCAATAATGAACAAAAACCAATGGTGAAATTATTCCTTTGGCATCACAAAcgaattacaataatattattgtcGTGTTCAACATTAATTCCACAGGCAAACATTCCCTCGTACCGCATTTTGATGTCgaaaaaacaaagaaacccTTAAATTTCGAGCTAATTTACAGTGTCGTGACAGAGATTATGGGgaacaatttataaattatggTTTTCTCCATTCATGTTGATATTCAGAATTCAGATATACgaagtgtcaaaaaaggtggGTAGAAGAGTAGAGTAGCTGAGAATGGTGTTGTCTAGACCTTAATGCCCATATCTTTGTCGGAAGCTGTGTGTCTTTTGTAGCAGACGCACCcacattttcttattttatttttgctcCATGTCTTCTAGAGAAACAAACAACGTCAACAACAATTCCTTCTTTGTCCTCACCTTCTTTGTCATATATTCCTCTCTTTCAATCTTGTTTtgctattaatttttaatttaaaattacaaattgatTCCTAATCAATTTCTTCACATGTGTTTATGATATGGTTTTTTTAGAAACATTTTGTGTAAACTATATAACTTAAAACATCTTAATTGAAATATACAACTTAATGCATTACTTTATCTTTTCATATTGGTTATTTATAACGTATCTAGTGAGAGTCTCACATATCT includes these proteins:
- the LOC108343727 gene encoding transcription factor bHLH68-like encodes the protein MHRAVLQSSPVQQMMAGNPNWWNININTMPPQAPPFFSTPSNFSIPYAPSSLPFPSWNENQDLPDSWSQLLMSGVVDEQGKVGMGQFQTKKLENWEDQMLGQPPNASLVDVKQENSVNSYVYGHGNEELQSSKPSWSPKSCATSFSSNMLDFSNSNSTDARLPPPDRSSECNSTAAGGALKKARVQPSATTQATFKVRKEKLGDRITALHQLVSPFGKTDTASVLLEAIGYIRFLQSQIEALSLPYLSGGPGSVRQQNSVQGEKNCIFPEDPGQLLNNENCLKRKAAREPDTEEKKGLRSRGLCLVPVSCTLQVGSDNGADYWAPALGGGFR